From Clarias gariepinus isolate MV-2021 ecotype Netherlands chromosome 2, CGAR_prim_01v2, whole genome shotgun sequence, one genomic window encodes:
- the bmf2 gene encoding BCL2 modifying factor 2, with protein sequence MEDDEEDTPLPFTVAPLEIADVQRGNMPLIQTTPRFRNPGSVPNAVSPLHRSLHGAVGLGFVSTPSDDSQALLHNLIFYPGGDSGFGVRVPSASEEPGVDEQQDEGKGDEREEDRTSVEVQIGRKLREIGDHFQQEHMQLFLQHQRNRQLIWWRLASTLYDFLFPRELVRH encoded by the exons ATGGAGGATGACGAGGAGGATACGCCTTTACCGTTTACAGTCGCACCGCTCGAGATCGCAGACGTCCAACGAGGGAACATGCCGCTGATTCAGACTACGCCGCGCTTCCGGAACCCGGGTTCCGTCCCAAACGCGGTCAGTCCGCTCCACCGCTCCCTCCACGGAGCCGTGGGTTTGGGGTTCGTGTCTACACCGTCGGATGATTCACAAGCGCTTCTTCACA ATTTGATCTTCTACCCCGGAGGAGACTCTGGCTTCGGCGTCCGCGTTCCGTCTGCCTCTGAGGAACCGGGAGTAGACGAGCAGCAGGATGAAGGGAAAGGGGACGAGAGAGAGGAGGACAGGACGAGCGTGGAAGTGCAGATCGGACGCAAGCTACGTGAGATCGGGGATCATTTCCAGCAGGAGCACATGCAGCTG TTCCTGCAGCATCAGCGAAACCGGCAGCTGATCTGGTGGCGTTTAGCGAGCACGCTTTACGACTTCCTGTTCCCGAGGGAGTTGGTCAGACACTGA